The following are from one region of the Falco biarmicus isolate bFalBia1 chromosome 1, bFalBia1.pri, whole genome shotgun sequence genome:
- the TTC28 gene encoding tetratricopeptide repeat protein 28 isoform X4 produces MKGDYETALRLHKTHLSIAQELSDYAAQGRAYGNMGNAYNALGMYDQAVKYHRQELQISMEVNDRASQASTHGNLAVAYQALGAHDRALQHYQNHLNIARELRDIQSEARALSNLGNFHCSRGEYVQAAPYYEQYLRLSPELQDMEGEGKVCHNLGYAHYCLGNYEEAVKYYEQDLALAKDLHDKLSQAKAYCNLGLAFKALMDFSKAEECQKYLLSLAQSLNNSQAKFRALGNLGDIFVCKKDVNGAIKFYEQQLSLAHHVKDRRLEASAYAALGSAYRMVQKCDKALGYHTQELEVYQELGDMPGECRAHGHLAAVYMSLGKYTMAFKCYEEQLELGQKLKDPSIEAQVYGNMGITKMNMNVMEEAIGYFEQQLAMLQQLSGNESVLDRGRAYGNLGDCYEALGDFEEAIKYYEQYLSVAQSLNRMQDQAKAYRGLGNGHRAMGSLQQALVCFEKRLVVAHELGEAFNKAQAYGELGSLHSQLGNYEQAISCLERQLNIAREMKDRALESDAACGLGGVYQQMGEYDTALQYHQLDLQIAEETNNPTCQGRAYGNLGLTYESLGTYERAVVYQEQHLSIAAQMNDLVAKTVSYSSLGRTHHALQNYSQAVMYLQEGLRLAEQLGRREDEAKIRHGLGLSLWASGNLEESQHQLYRASALFETIRHEVQLSTDYKLSLFDLQTSSYQALQRVLVSLGHHDEALAVAERGRTRAFADLLVERQTGQQDSDPYSPVTIDQVLETVNGQRGLVLYYSLAAGYLYSWLLAPGAGILKFHEYYLGDSLTENAGDFHEANSVTLQTITNSALEQYISSVREALGVDSYYTRACASSETESEAGDIMDQQFEEMNNKLNSMTDPTGFLRMVSRNNLLNRSCQSMTSLFSSTMSPVKDGTSSLPRRQTSFTKPPLRALYDLLIGPMEGGLMHSSGPVGRHRQLILVLEGELYLIPFALLKGSSSNEYLYERFSLIAVPSIQSLNPSSKSHARKNTPAYSSSTSMAAVIGNPKLPSAVMDRWLWGPMPSAEEEAYMVSELLGCQPLVGSAATKERVMSALTQAECVHFATHVSWKLAALVLTPNTDSNPASSKSSFGNPYTIPESLRMQDDASDVESISDCPPLQEFLLTAADVLDLRLPVKLVVLGSYQESNSKVTADGVIGLTRAFLAAGAQCVLVSLWPVPVAASKMFVHAFYSSLLNGMKASAALGEAMKTVQNSKQFSHPSNWAGFMLIGSDMKLNSPSSLVGQALTEILQHPERARDALRVLLHLVEKSLQRIQNGQHNSMYTSQQSVENKVGGIPGWQALLTAVGFRLDPPASGLPAAVFFPTSDPGDRLQQCSTTIQSLLGLPNPALQALCKLITASETGEQLINRAVKNMVGMLHQVLVQLQAGEKEQDFSSAPIQVSISVQLWRLPGCHEFLAALGFDLCEVGQEEVILKTGKQANRRTMHFALQSLLALFDSTELPKRLSLDSSSSLESLASAQSISNPLPQYQNPPFSPTCPDSIASDAISVYSLSSIASSMSFVSKPESMPDGVGHRGRQDYERPKNIYPHRSAVQSQLSPQTSTVASKDEEEYEGFSIISNEPLASYQENVKPRFSPDHKQPKTGQAGGIKESANSKGSMSTPNSPVKMTLIPSPNSPFQKVGKLASSDTGESDQSSTETDSTVKSQEDSNPKLDPQELAQKILEETQSHLIAVERLQRSSSQINKSNSSDDGASTPAGVSAFRSSETSAFSRPVSSSQKNQSSPLAMKPKPPTRSSSLQKVSSGYNSPTTSEMSNKEGTGQYSGQPSPSCDSHGSLTEQPHFKLKYPSSPYSAHISKSPRNISPSSGHQSPGGSTPSPALSYSSAGSARSSPADAPDIDKLKMAAIDEKVQAIHNLKMFWQSTPHHSTGPIKILRGAPGTMTSKKDVLSLLNLSPRHSKEESADKLELKDLSIEQHLASPQKNPPNGHRRPETTNAVTSTHSPPSSSAPGTTRPLRLPSGNGYKFLSPGRFFPSSKC; encoded by the exons ATGAAGGGCGACTATGAGACTGCGCTGCGGCTGCACAAGACCCACCTGTCCATAGCTCAGGAGCTCAGCGATTACGCGGCCCAGGGCCGGGCCTACGGCAACATGGGCAACGCTTACAACGCTCTCGGCATGTATGACCAGGCTGTCAAGTACCATCGGCAGGAGCTGCAGATTTCGATGGAAGTAAATGACCGTGCCTCTCAGGCATCTACGCACGGGAACTTGGCAGTTGCCTATCAAGCGCTGGGTGCCCATGACCGCGCGCTGCAGCACTACCAGAATCATCTCAACATCGCGCGGGAGCTGCGGGACATCCAGAGCGAAGCGCGCGCCCTCAGCAACTTAGGCAACTTCCACTGCTCACGAGGAGAGTACGTGCAGGCAGCCCCTTACTACGAGCAGTACCTGCGCTtgtccccagagctgcaggacatggagggggaggggaaggttTGCCACAACCTTGGCTATGCCCATTACTGCCTTGGGAACTACGAGGAAGCCGTCAAGTACTACGAGCAGGATCTTGCCTTAGCAAAGGATCTTCATGACAAGCTGAGCCAAGCCAAAGCCTATTGCAACCTGGGCCTGGCCTTCAAAGCCTTGATGGacttcagcaaagcagaggAGTGTCAGAAGTACCTGTTGTCACTGGCCCAGTCTCTGAACAATTCCCAGGCCAAATTCCGAGCTCTGGGAAACTTGGGGGATATTTTTGTCTGTAAAAAAGACGTAAATGGTGCAATAAAATTTTATGAGCAGCAGTTGAGCTTAGCCCATCATGTTAAAGACAGGAGACTGGAAGCCAGTGCGTATGCAGCCTTGGGCTCTGCATACAGAATGGTACAGAAATGTGACAAGGCTTTAGGTTACCACACACAGGAGCTGGAGGTGTACCAGGAGCTGGGAGATATGCCGGGTGAATGCAGAGCACACGGTCACCTTGCTGCAGTATATATGTCACTTGGGAAGTACACCATGGCCTTCAAGTGTTACGAAGAACAGCTGGAGCTTGGGCAGAAGTTGAAGGACCCCAGCATAGAAGCTCAAGTCTATGGTAACATGGGCATTACCAAGATGAACATGAATGTCATGGAGGAAGCTATCGGCTACTttgagcagcagctggccatgctgcagcagctcagtggAAATGAATCCGTGTTAGATCGGGGCCGAGCATATGGGAACCTGGGAGATTGTTACGAGGCTCTGGGAGATTTTGAGGAAGCTATAAAGTATTACGAACAGTACCTGTCTGTGGCTCAAAGCTTGAACCGTATGCAAGACCAGGCAAAGGCCTACCGGGGCTTGGGCAATGGGCACAG GGCTATGGGAAGTTTGCAGCAGGCTTTGGTGTGCTTTGAGAAGAGGCTTGTGGTGGCACATGAGCTGGGGGAGGCATTTAACAAAGCCCAGGCTTACGGGGAGCTGGGGAGCCTGCACAGCCAGCTGGGGAACTACGAGCAAGCCATTTCTTGCCTGGAGCGCCAACTCAACATTGCTCGAGAGATGAAGGACCGAGCTCTGGAGAGTGATGCTGCCTGCGGCCTTGGTGGGGTCTACCAGCAGATGGGGGAGTACGACACAGCCCTGCAGTATCACCAGCTCGACCTGCAGATTGCGGAGGAGACCAACAACCCCACTTGCCAGGGCCGGGCGTACGGCAACCTGGGCCTGACCTACGAGTCCTTGGGCACCTACGAGAGGGCGGTGGTTTATCAGGAGCAGCACCTCAGCATTGCAGCACAAATGAATGACCTTGTAGCCAAAACTGTGTCTTACAGCAGTCTGGGGAGGACTCATCACGCCTTGCAGAACTACTCTCAGGCTGTGATGTACCTGCAGGAAG GACtgaggctggcagagcagctgggacgCAGGGAAGATGAAGCCAAGATCCGCCACGGCCTCGGCCTCTCCCTCTGGGCGAGTGGGAACCTGGAGGAGTCTCAGCACCAG CTGTACCGGGCCTCGGCACTGTTTGAAACCATCCGACACGAGGTGCAGCTGAGCACAGATTACAAGCTGTCACTCTTCGACCTGCAGACATCCTCCTACCAGGCCCTGCAGCGAGTACTTGTCAGTCTCG GTCACCACGATGAAGCATTGGCAGTAGCAGAGAGAGGACGAACGAGGGCATTTGCTGACCTGCTTGTGGAACGTCAGACTGGGCAGCAGGACTCTGATCCCTATTCTCCAGTGACCATTGACCAGGTCCTGGAGACAGTGAATGGCCAAAGGGGACTTGTTCTCTACTACTCACTGGCAGCAGGTTATCTGtacagctggctgctggctcctggggcAG GAATTCTGAAATTCCATGAGTATTACCTGGGTGATAGCCTGACAGAAAATGCCGGGGACTTCCATGAAGCCAACAGCGTGACCCTGCAAACAATAACAAACTCTGCGCTGGAACAGTACATCTCCAGTGTGCGGGAGGCTCTGGGTGTGGATTCCTACTATACCCG agcctgtgcCAGTAGCGAGACTGAGAGCGAAGCTGGGGATATCATGGATCAGCAGTTTGAGGAGATGAATAACAAGCTGAACTCAATGACTGATCCGACGGGCTTCCTGAGGATGGTCAGCAGAAACAACCTCTTGAACAG GAGCTGTCAGAGCATGACCAGTCTGTTCAGCAGTACCATGTCTCCTGTTAAGGATGGAACATCATCTCTTCCAAGGAGGCAGACATCCTTCACCAAACCCCCACTCCGTGCGCTCTACGACTTGCTGATAGGACCTATGGAAGGA ggTTTGATGCATTCCAGTGGGCCTGTTGGCCGCCATCGCCAGCTGATACTGGTTCTGGAGGGGGAACTGTACCTCATTCCTTTTGCTCTCCTGAAGGGCAGTTCCTCCAACGAGTACCTCTATGAGCGCTTCAGCCTCATTGCAGTGCCGTCCATCCAGTCACTGAATCCCAGCTCCAAG TCCCATGCAAGGAAGAATACCCCTGCTTACTCCAGTTCTACCTCAATGGCAGCTGTCATAGGAAATCCCAAGCTCCCTTCAGCAGTTATGGACAGGTGGCTCTGGGGACCTATGCCCTCTGCAGAAGAGGAAGCATATATGGTATCTGAGTTACTTGGCTGCCAGCCCTTAGTTGGCAGCGCAGCAACAAAAGAGAGGGTCATGAGTGCCCTCACTCAGGCAGAATGTGTCCATTTTGCAACCCATGTCTCCTGGAAACTGGCTGCTTTGGTCCTGACACCCAATACTGACAGCaatccagccagcagcaagagTTCCTTTGGGAACCCCTACACAATCCCAGAATCCCTTCGGATGCAGGATGATGCCAGTGATGTGGAGAGCATCTCAGACTGCCCTCCTCTTCAGGAGTTTCTGCTTACAGCAGCTGATGTCCTGGATCTGCGGCTTCCTGTCAAATTAGTGGTTCTTGGCTCTTACCAAGAATCCAACAGCAAAGTCACTGCTGATGGAGTTATTGGCTTGACAAGAGCattcctggctgctggggctcagTGTGTCCTGGTGTCACTCTGGCCTGTTCCTGTGGCTGCCTCCAAAATGTTTGTGCATGCCTTCTATTCCTCCCTCTTAAATGGGATGAAAGCCAGTGCAGCCCTTGGAGAAGCGATGAAAACTGTACAGAACAGCAAGCAGTTCTCCCATCCATCCAACTGGGCAG GCTTCATGCTTATTGGGAGTGATATGAAGCTGAACAGCCCCTCTTCACTAGTAGGACAGGCCCTGACTGAGATTCTGCAGCACCCTGAAAGGGCACGAGATGCTCTGCGTGTCCTGCTACATCTG GTGGAAAAATCATTGCAGCGCATCCAGAATGGGCAGCACAACTCCATGTATACCTCCCAACAAAGCGTGGAGAATAAAGTCGGTGGCATTCCAGGCTGGCAGGCACTACTTACTGCAGTAGGATTTCGGCTGGACCCTCCAGCCAGTGGCCTCCCAGCAGCGGTGTTCTTCCCAACCTCCGACCCCGGGGACcggctgcagcagtgcagcaccACCATACAGTCCCTCCTAG gtTTGCCTAACCCTGCACTTCAGGCACTTTGTAAGCTTATCACAGCTTCAGAAACAGGAGAACAGCTTATCAACAGG GCTGTTAAAAATATGGTGGGAATG CTGCATCAAGTCCTGGTTCAACTTCAGGCAGGCGAGAAGGAGCAAGATTTCTCCTCAGCACCAATCCAGGTTTCCATCAGTGTCCAACTCTGgaggctgcctggctgccatGAGTTTCTGGCAGCTCTAG GTTTCGACCTTTGTGAAGTTGGCCAAGAGGAGGTGATTCTGAAAACTGGGAAACAAGCTAATAGGAGGACCATGCACTTTGCTCTGCAATCCTTGCTGGCACTTTTTG attcTACAGAGCTGCCTAAGCGCCTTAGCCTGGACAGTTCCTCATCGCTAGAGTCACTGGCTTCTGCTCAGTCTATTTCCAACCCGTTACCCCAGTATCAAAACCCTCCATTCTCTCCTACTTGTCCAGACAGCATTGCGTCAGATGCCATTTCTGTGTATAGCCTGAGCTCCATTGCTTCTTCCATGAGTTTTGTTTCCAAGCCAGAGAGCATGCCAGATGGTGTGGGGCACAGAGGACGCCAGGACTATGAAAGGCCCAAGAACATCTATCCACATAGGTCTGCAGTGCAGAGCCAGTTGtcaccacagaccagcactgTAGCCAGCAAAGATGAGGAAGAGTATGAAGGTTTTTCTATAATAAGCAATGAGCCTTTGGCCAGTTAccaagaaaatgtaaaaccaaGATTTTCCCCTGAtcacaaacaacccaaaactgGTCAGGCTGGAGGCATTAAAGAGTCTGCCAACTCCAAAGGGAGCATGAGTACCCCAAATTCTCCTGTTAAAATGACTCTTATTCCCAGTCCAAATTCACCTTTCCAAAAAGTTGGGAAGCTTGCAAGTTCTGATACTGGGGAATCTGACCAGTCTAGCACTGAGACGGACAGCACTGTCAAATCCCAGGAGGACAGTAATCCAAAGCTTGATCCGCAAGAGTTGGCCCAAAAAATTCTAGAGGAAACTCAGAGTCACCTCATTGCTGTTGAACGtcttcagagaagcagcagccaaatAAACAAGAGCAACAGTTCAGACGATGGGGCTTCCACCCCGGCAGGTGTGTCTGCGTTCAGATCTTCCGAGACCAGTGCATTCAGTCGCCCAGTCAGCTCTAGTCAGAAGAATCAGTCTTCGCCTCTTGCAATGAAACCAAAGCCTCCAACAAGGAGTTCATCCCTTCAGAAAGTGAGTTCTGGCTATAATAGCCCTACGACATCGGAGATGTCAAACAAAGAAGGCACAGGCCAGTACAGCGGGCAGCCATCTCCAAGTTGTGATTCACATGGGTCCTTAACTGAGCAGCCTCACTTCAAACTCAAGTACCCCAGCTCTCCCTACAGCGCTCATATTTCTAAATCACCCAGAAATATCTCCCCAAGCTCAGGGCATCAGTCTCCTGGTGGCAGCACTCCATCTCCTGCTCTTTCTTACTCCTCAGCTGGTTCTGCTCGCTCAAGTCCAGCTGATGCCCCAGACATAGACAAATTAAAAATGGCTGCCATTGATGAAAAAGTGCAAGCAATTCACAACCTAAAGATGTTCTGGCAGAGCACTCCCCATCACTCCACTGGCCCGATAAAGATACTCCGAGGAGCTCCTGGAACAATGACTTCTAAGAAAGATGTCCTCAGCTTGCTCAATTTATCTCCGCGgcacagcaaagaagaaagtgcAGATAAGCTGGAACTAAAGGACCTGTCTATTGAGCAGCACCTTGCTTCTCCACAAAAGAACCCTCCCAATGGACACAGGCGCCCTGAAACTACAAATGCAGTGACATCAACTCATTCTCCGCCCTCCAGTAGCGCTCCAGGAACCACACGCCCCTTGAGGCTGCCATCTGGGAACGGTTATAAATTTTTGTCACCGGgaagattttttccttcctccaaatGTTGA